In a single window of the Streptacidiphilus sp. P02-A3a genome:
- a CDS encoding TIM-barrel domain-containing protein codes for MPNHIHDLGGALEWRARGETLRVEPWGRDSVRVRATPGGALLPDLPGALLDADPATAGTAGTAEISIEGNTATLVNGAITVRLDGNAADASDPQLHPAAGRLTFLNTADGSELLAEEPHHFWWPGPRLYTATGNGYHRLEQRFRAYPGERLYGLGQHTHGLLDQKGAVIDLVQRNAEVSIPFLLSDRGYGLLWNSPAIGRVELAETGTRWVADSARQLDYWVTAGRPADVLRRYADATGHSPMLPDWAAGFWQCKLRYRTQEELLEVAREYRRRDLPLDVIVADFFHWTHLGEWRFDPEEWPDPAAMVAELDRLGVKLMVSVWPSVSPLSENFHELLNQGHLINTEYGPVAHADWPDKGLDAYSAQVAFYDATNPDARAFVWERLRRNYLDLGIKVWWLDACEPELKPGYPANLRYHAGPGLEVGNLYPRENARMIHEGMTAAGESEVVSLNRSSWAGAQRYGAALWSGDIGTDFASLRAQIKAGLNVMVSGIPWWTTDIGGFHGGDPDDPGYREVLVRWFQYGAFCPLFRLHGFRGPEQRLEPAMTGLPNEVWSYGDEAYRILTSYLRLRERLRPYLLRQLAEAAEQGLPPMRPLFVEFPDDPAAWTVDDAFLLGPDLLVAPVTEAGARRREVYLPSGADWTDAWTGAVHPGGSRTAVDAPLDRIPLFLRDGAELPIQQEA; via the coding sequence ATGCCCAACCACATCCACGACCTCGGCGGAGCCCTGGAGTGGCGCGCCCGAGGCGAGACCCTGCGGGTCGAGCCCTGGGGCCGCGACTCGGTGCGGGTGCGGGCCACCCCCGGCGGCGCGCTGCTGCCGGACCTGCCCGGCGCGCTGCTCGACGCCGACCCGGCCACCGCCGGAACCGCCGGAACCGCTGAGATCAGCATCGAGGGCAACACCGCGACCCTGGTCAACGGCGCGATAACGGTCCGCCTCGACGGCAACGCCGCCGACGCGAGCGACCCGCAACTGCACCCCGCCGCCGGTCGGCTGACCTTCCTGAACACCGCCGACGGCAGCGAACTGCTGGCCGAGGAGCCGCACCACTTCTGGTGGCCCGGCCCGCGCCTCTACACCGCCACCGGGAACGGCTACCACCGGCTGGAGCAGCGCTTCCGCGCCTACCCCGGCGAGCGGCTGTACGGCCTGGGCCAGCACACGCACGGCCTGCTCGACCAGAAGGGCGCGGTGATCGACCTGGTCCAGCGCAACGCCGAGGTGAGCATCCCGTTCCTGCTCTCCGACCGGGGCTACGGCCTGCTCTGGAACAGCCCGGCGATCGGCCGGGTCGAACTCGCCGAGACCGGAACCCGCTGGGTCGCCGACAGCGCACGGCAGTTGGACTACTGGGTGACCGCGGGCCGCCCGGCCGACGTACTGCGCCGCTACGCGGACGCGACCGGGCACAGCCCGATGCTGCCCGACTGGGCGGCCGGCTTCTGGCAGTGCAAACTGCGCTACCGCACCCAGGAGGAGCTGCTGGAGGTCGCCCGCGAGTACCGGCGCCGCGACCTGCCGCTGGACGTGATCGTCGCCGACTTCTTCCACTGGACCCACCTGGGGGAGTGGCGGTTCGACCCGGAGGAGTGGCCCGACCCGGCCGCCATGGTCGCCGAACTCGACCGACTCGGCGTCAAGTTGATGGTCTCGGTGTGGCCCTCGGTGAGCCCGCTGTCGGAGAACTTCCACGAACTGCTGAACCAGGGCCACCTGATCAACACCGAGTACGGCCCGGTCGCCCACGCCGACTGGCCGGACAAGGGCCTGGACGCCTACTCGGCGCAGGTCGCGTTCTACGACGCGACCAACCCCGACGCCCGGGCCTTCGTCTGGGAGCGGCTCCGGCGCAACTACCTGGACCTGGGCATCAAGGTGTGGTGGCTGGACGCCTGCGAGCCCGAGCTGAAGCCCGGCTACCCGGCCAACCTGCGCTACCACGCCGGTCCCGGCCTGGAGGTCGGCAACCTGTACCCGCGCGAGAACGCCCGCATGATCCACGAGGGGATGACCGCCGCCGGGGAGAGCGAGGTCGTCTCGCTGAACCGCTCGTCCTGGGCCGGTGCGCAGCGCTACGGCGCGGCGCTGTGGTCCGGCGACATCGGCACGGACTTCGCCAGCCTGCGCGCCCAGATCAAGGCCGGGCTGAACGTCATGGTCTCCGGCATCCCCTGGTGGACCACCGACATCGGCGGCTTCCACGGCGGCGACCCGGACGACCCCGGCTACCGCGAGGTGCTGGTCCGCTGGTTCCAGTACGGCGCGTTCTGCCCGCTGTTCCGGCTGCACGGCTTCCGCGGCCCGGAGCAGCGGCTCGAACCCGCGATGACCGGCCTGCCGAACGAGGTCTGGAGCTACGGCGACGAGGCCTACCGGATCCTCACCTCCTACCTGCGGCTGCGCGAACGGCTGCGGCCCTACCTGCTGCGGCAGCTGGCCGAGGCCGCCGAGCAGGGGCTGCCGCCGATGCGCCCGCTGTTCGTCGAGTTCCCCGACGACCCCGCGGCCTGGACCGTCGACGACGCCTTCCTGCTCGGCCCGGACCTGCTGGTCGCCCCGGTCACCGAGGCGGGCGCGCGCCGCCGCGAGGTCTACCTGCCGTCGGGCGCGGACTGGACCGACGCCTGGACCGGCGCGGTGCACCCCGGCGGCAGCCGGACGGCCGTGGACGCCCCGCTGGACCGGATCCCGCTGTTCCTGCGCGACGGCGCGGAACTGCCGATCCAGCAGGAGGCCTGA
- a CDS encoding non-ribosomal peptide synthetase has protein sequence MNNAHTSASSYVRRMGPAEWIYAGMGVPNVIQHVFEGEGELSAEALAAAVAAVAEVCPGTRLRRRRRSWVDSGVAPEVRVVRLPDGQDLLADPALQTTLNDGGPTCEVLFVPGGPGQPLRLVFRGFHGVTDARGVLVWAADVFRVLRGEQPLGAPSAWNSDEFLRQLLPEGLPPIPRGQGKSEWPTLMAPLTSGRHGLIWRRRTIEGTQAAVTAKVIAAVAAATEPDSLPEAKARFFVPVDLRRHQPDLRSTGWLSLAVDLDVAPGTGWEEVHQDLLTGLSENREIALRTGSWLLRVPRPVLRVLADGMEAAAVKKQLFMGTAFVTNLGFTDPADYSADSFRATTLYNLGGSGPSAPPGIDVIETSGRTEIVLTWRNVPGAAERMDALLDSVVEALSPRADRDPAANRTEREPASPRSLLQLFRDQVELTPDAVALSGPQGEVTYRELSRRADAVAAGLRARGVDRGEVVGVLAERTPAAIAAIWGILRAGAGYLPLEVRHPDARLAGLLSDSGARFCLVEAGQQGREHCPDSCAPIALDDLLGTAADPGPSVDAESRPDDLAYVLYTSGSTGRPKGVQIEHGSLLNYLHWGIEEFGVDAGTRLPLLTSLSFDVSGTSIFLPLITGGTVVLVQDQPTHLTLRRLLEESGATMLNLTPSHLELIGRLDVEPTGFRSIVVVGEQLRVEVAARAQQMFGPDCRIINEYGPTEATIGCTAYTFDPVRDAELAAVPIGVPAHNTQVHLLDPNRRFVPTGEVGEMYLAGVQLARGYLGRPDLDAERFPRLADGTRVYRTGDLARRLPDGGLEFLGRIDDQVKVRGHRVEPAEVANTLEEHPRVDRAVVVARSRPDGSGKGLYGYVLVNGAVEVAELQAHAAERLPAYMVPAATFVVERIPYSVAGKVDVRSLPDPFAERADGGPADGAADPDRDPVEAKVASIWSGILGVEPHRIDAHTDFHQLGGDSLSLLTMLAGVCREVLPPQRETAFMSHLGRVIAAPTLTTVSAIAREVSLPEQVG, from the coding sequence GTGAACAACGCGCACACCTCTGCCTCGTCGTACGTCCGACGGATGGGGCCGGCCGAATGGATCTACGCCGGGATGGGCGTGCCGAACGTCATCCAGCACGTGTTCGAGGGCGAGGGGGAGCTCAGCGCCGAGGCCCTGGCCGCGGCCGTGGCCGCGGTCGCCGAGGTGTGCCCCGGTACCCGGCTGCGCCGTCGGCGGCGGAGCTGGGTGGACAGCGGTGTCGCCCCGGAGGTGCGCGTGGTGCGGCTGCCGGACGGACAGGACCTGCTGGCCGATCCCGCGCTGCAGACCACGCTCAACGACGGCGGCCCCACCTGCGAGGTGCTGTTCGTGCCCGGCGGTCCCGGGCAGCCGCTGCGGCTGGTCTTCCGCGGCTTCCACGGGGTGACCGACGCCCGGGGCGTACTGGTCTGGGCGGCGGACGTGTTCCGAGTACTGCGCGGTGAGCAGCCGCTGGGTGCTCCCTCGGCCTGGAACAGTGACGAGTTCCTGCGGCAGCTGCTGCCCGAGGGCCTGCCGCCGATCCCGCGCGGCCAGGGCAAGTCGGAGTGGCCCACGCTGATGGCGCCGCTGACCTCCGGGCGGCACGGCCTGATCTGGCGGCGGCGGACGATCGAGGGCACCCAGGCCGCGGTCACCGCCAAGGTGATCGCCGCCGTCGCCGCGGCCACCGAGCCGGACTCGCTGCCGGAGGCGAAGGCGCGCTTCTTCGTCCCGGTCGACCTGCGTCGGCACCAGCCCGACCTGCGGTCCACCGGCTGGCTGTCGCTGGCCGTCGACCTCGACGTGGCGCCGGGCACCGGCTGGGAGGAGGTCCACCAGGACCTGCTGACGGGGCTGTCCGAGAACCGGGAGATCGCCCTGCGCACCGGTTCCTGGCTGCTGCGGGTGCCACGGCCGGTGCTGCGGGTGCTCGCCGACGGCATGGAGGCAGCGGCGGTGAAGAAGCAGCTCTTCATGGGCACGGCCTTCGTCACCAACCTCGGCTTCACCGACCCGGCGGACTACAGCGCCGACTCCTTCCGCGCCACCACCCTGTACAACCTGGGTGGTTCGGGCCCCTCGGCGCCTCCCGGCATCGACGTCATCGAGACCTCCGGCCGCACCGAGATCGTGCTCACCTGGCGGAACGTGCCGGGTGCCGCCGAGCGGATGGACGCGCTGCTCGACTCGGTGGTGGAGGCGCTGTCGCCGCGGGCCGACCGCGATCCGGCGGCGAACCGCACCGAGCGGGAGCCGGCCTCCCCGCGCTCGCTGCTCCAGCTGTTCCGCGACCAGGTCGAGCTCACCCCGGACGCGGTCGCGCTGAGCGGCCCCCAGGGCGAGGTGACCTACCGTGAGCTGAGCCGCCGCGCGGACGCGGTCGCGGCCGGGCTGCGCGCCCGGGGCGTGGACCGCGGTGAGGTGGTGGGTGTGCTCGCCGAGCGGACTCCGGCGGCGATCGCCGCGATCTGGGGGATCCTCCGCGCCGGAGCCGGGTACCTGCCGCTGGAGGTGCGGCATCCGGACGCCCGGCTGGCCGGTCTGCTGTCCGACTCGGGCGCCCGGTTCTGCCTGGTGGAGGCCGGGCAGCAGGGCCGCGAGCACTGCCCGGACAGCTGCGCGCCGATCGCCCTGGACGACCTGCTCGGGACCGCCGCCGACCCCGGCCCCTCGGTGGACGCCGAGTCGCGGCCGGACGACCTGGCCTACGTCCTGTACACGTCGGGGTCCACCGGGCGGCCCAAGGGCGTCCAGATCGAGCACGGCAGCCTGCTCAACTACCTGCACTGGGGCATCGAGGAGTTCGGCGTCGACGCCGGGACCCGGCTGCCGCTGCTGACCTCGCTCTCCTTCGACGTGTCCGGGACCTCGATCTTCCTGCCGCTGATCACCGGCGGGACGGTGGTGCTGGTCCAGGACCAGCCCACCCACCTGACGCTGCGCCGGCTGCTGGAGGAGTCCGGCGCGACCATGCTCAACCTCACCCCGTCGCACCTGGAGCTGATCGGTCGGCTGGACGTCGAACCGACCGGCTTCCGCAGCATCGTCGTCGTCGGTGAGCAGCTGCGGGTAGAGGTCGCCGCGCGGGCGCAGCAGATGTTCGGCCCGGACTGCCGGATCATCAACGAGTACGGCCCGACCGAGGCCACCATCGGCTGCACCGCCTACACCTTCGACCCGGTGCGGGACGCCGAGCTCGCGGCCGTGCCGATCGGCGTGCCCGCCCACAACACCCAGGTGCACCTGCTCGACCCGAACCGGCGGTTCGTGCCGACCGGCGAGGTGGGCGAGATGTACCTGGCCGGGGTGCAGCTGGCCCGGGGGTACCTGGGCCGCCCCGACCTGGACGCCGAGCGCTTCCCCCGGCTGGCCGACGGGACCAGGGTGTACCGGACCGGGGACCTGGCCCGGCGGCTGCCGGACGGCGGCCTTGAGTTCCTGGGCCGGATCGACGACCAGGTGAAGGTGCGCGGTCACCGGGTCGAACCGGCCGAGGTGGCGAACACCCTGGAGGAGCATCCGCGGGTGGACCGGGCCGTGGTGGTGGCCCGCAGCCGCCCGGACGGCTCCGGCAAGGGGCTCTACGGCTACGTGCTGGTGAACGGCGCGGTCGAGGTCGCGGAGTTGCAGGCGCACGCCGCCGAGCGGCTGCCCGCGTACATGGTTCCGGCGGCGACCTTCGTGGTGGAGCGGATCCCCTACAGCGTCGCCGGGAAGGTGGACGTGCGCTCGCTGCCCGACCCCTTCGCCGAGCGGGCGGACGGCGGCCCGGCCGACGGCGCGGCGGATCCGGACCGGGACCCGGTGGAGGCCAAGGTCGCCTCGATCTGGTCGGGCATCCTGGGTGTCGAGCCGCACCGGATCGACGCGCACACCGACTTCCACCAGCTGGGCGGGGACTCGCTGTCGCTGCTGACGATGCTGGCCGGGGTCTGCCGGGAGGTCCTGCCGCCGCAGCGGGAGACCGCGTTCATGTCCCACCTCGGCCGGGTGATCGCGGCGCCGACGCTGACCACGGTGTCGGCCATCGCCCGGGAGGTGTCGCTCCCGGAGCAGGTCGGCTGA
- a CDS encoding beta-galactosidase, translating into MGGLLGPGLAFGGDYNPEQWDEPVWREDDALMRQAGVNLATVGVFSWALLEPEEGHYSFDWLDAQLDRLHANGVRVDLATPTASPPPWFTLAHPEAMPVTADGTRLTHGSRDTYCLAAPAYRRAAARIAGALAERYAGHPALAMWHVHNEYATVCYCEQSAAAFRVWLRARHGSLDELNSAWGTAFWGQRYGSWEQITPPRATQWHQNPGHLLDFRRFWSDEALAAYTEQRDAIRRHSGPRTPVTTNLMLPGYQVIDLWAFGREVDFVGIDHYPDAPGVDAGADTAFGADRARSFGGGKPWLLIEQGTNTVHTAERTLAKEPGDLLRHTLGHLGRGSDGALFFQWRQSKAGAELWHSAMVPHAGPDTRIHREVVALGAALERLAEVAGSTVAAEAAVLWDADAWWALDTNGMPSADLDYHATVRRAHRALWEAGVTADFAHPEHDLSRYRLVLAPSLYLLSDAGAASLRRYVEGGGTLLVQYFSGVVDARHQVRTGGYPGALREVLGIRGEEFRPLATGATAALSDGSSGTVWSEDLRTEGARAVLRYASGSLAGRPALTRHAFGAGTGWYLSTRLDDERYAALLARVLEECGVAAEVPGLPPGVEAVRRRGPLDGRDTGWLFVLNHLDTPVQLPGITAGRDLLTGADVPGDGLRLAPGGVAVLREP; encoded by the coding sequence ATGGGCGGGCTGCTCGGCCCCGGCCTGGCCTTCGGCGGCGACTACAACCCGGAGCAGTGGGACGAGCCGGTCTGGCGGGAGGACGACGCCCTGATGCGGCAGGCCGGGGTGAACCTGGCCACCGTCGGGGTGTTCTCCTGGGCGCTGCTGGAGCCGGAGGAGGGGCACTACTCGTTCGACTGGCTCGACGCCCAACTGGACCGGCTGCACGCCAACGGCGTCCGGGTGGACCTGGCCACGCCCACGGCCTCGCCACCGCCCTGGTTCACCCTGGCCCACCCGGAGGCGATGCCGGTCACCGCCGACGGCACCCGGCTCACCCACGGCAGCCGCGACACCTACTGCCTGGCCGCTCCGGCGTACCGGCGGGCCGCCGCCCGGATCGCCGGGGCGCTGGCCGAGCGCTACGCCGGGCATCCGGCGCTGGCGATGTGGCACGTCCACAACGAGTACGCGACGGTCTGCTACTGCGAGCAGTCCGCGGCGGCGTTCCGGGTCTGGCTGCGGGCCCGGCACGGATCCCTGGACGAGCTCAACTCGGCCTGGGGAACCGCCTTCTGGGGCCAGCGCTACGGCTCCTGGGAGCAGATCACGCCGCCCCGCGCCACCCAGTGGCACCAGAACCCGGGCCACCTGCTGGACTTCCGCCGGTTCTGGTCGGACGAGGCACTGGCCGCGTACACCGAGCAGCGCGACGCGATCCGCCGCCACAGCGGCCCGCGGACCCCGGTCACCACCAACCTGATGCTGCCCGGCTACCAGGTGATCGACCTGTGGGCGTTCGGGCGCGAGGTCGACTTCGTTGGCATCGACCACTACCCGGACGCCCCCGGCGTCGACGCGGGCGCGGACACCGCCTTCGGCGCGGACCGGGCCCGCTCCTTCGGCGGCGGCAAACCGTGGCTGCTGATCGAGCAGGGCACCAACACCGTCCACACCGCTGAGCGGACCCTCGCCAAGGAGCCCGGCGACCTGCTCCGGCACACCCTCGGCCACCTCGGGCGCGGCTCCGACGGCGCACTGTTCTTCCAGTGGCGGCAGTCCAAGGCGGGCGCCGAGCTGTGGCACTCGGCGATGGTGCCGCACGCCGGTCCGGACACCCGGATCCACCGCGAGGTGGTCGCCCTCGGCGCGGCGCTGGAGCGGCTGGCCGAGGTCGCCGGGTCCACGGTGGCCGCCGAGGCGGCGGTGCTCTGGGACGCCGACGCCTGGTGGGCGCTGGACACCAACGGCATGCCCTCCGCCGACCTCGACTACCACGCCACCGTCCGGCGCGCGCACCGCGCCCTGTGGGAGGCCGGGGTCACCGCCGACTTCGCGCACCCCGAGCACGACCTGTCGCGGTACCGGCTGGTCCTCGCGCCCAGCCTGTACCTGCTCTCCGACGCGGGCGCGGCCTCGCTGCGCCGCTACGTGGAGGGCGGCGGCACGCTGCTGGTGCAGTACTTCAGCGGGGTGGTCGACGCCCGGCACCAGGTCCGCACCGGCGGCTACCCGGGCGCGCTGCGCGAGGTGCTGGGCATCCGCGGCGAGGAGTTCCGCCCGCTGGCCACCGGAGCCACGGCCGCCCTGTCCGACGGCTCCTCGGGCACGGTGTGGAGCGAGGACCTGCGGACCGAGGGCGCGCGGGCGGTGCTGCGCTACGCCTCGGGGTCACTGGCCGGCCGACCCGCGCTCACCCGCCACGCGTTCGGCGCGGGCACCGGCTGGTACCTGTCCACCCGGCTGGACGACGAACGCTACGCGGCGTTGCTGGCGCGGGTCCTGGAGGAGTGCGGGGTGGCCGCCGAGGTACCGGGGCTGCCGCCGGGGGTGGAGGCGGTCCGCCGCCGGGGCCCGCTCGACGGGCGGGACACCGGCTGGCTGTTCGTGCTCAACCACCTGGACACCCCGGTCCAGCTGCCCGGGATCACCGCCGGGCGGGATCTGCTCACCGGCGCGGACGTGCCCGGCGACGGCCTGCGGCTCGCCCCGGGCGGTGTCGCGGTGCTGCGCGAGCCGTAG
- a CDS encoding DUF5988 family protein codes for MKDETSPLEMHSGQLYALLEGGPVDIPVDRREHPVGAADGKIKLPYYGGYEHFERTDEYSGGYDGQRRLIYRWVTRTEIAE; via the coding sequence GTGAAAGACGAGACCTCGCCGCTGGAGATGCATTCCGGGCAACTGTACGCCCTCCTTGAGGGCGGTCCTGTCGACATACCGGTCGACCGCAGGGAACACCCGGTCGGGGCTGCGGACGGCAAGATAAAGCTCCCGTACTACGGTGGTTACGAGCATTTCGAGCGTACCGACGAGTACTCCGGCGGCTACGACGGGCAGCGCCGCCTGATCTACCGCTGGGTGACCAGGACCGAGATCGCCGAGTGA